The sequence GACTTTTTCCCTCTCAAGAAGAACTGGTTTATACCCATGCTTGGGTTCTCTCAGCTCAAGTTTATTGATTACGGTCTGCGACCAGCATAAGCAGGACATTAAAACGGTTTAAAAGTTCATAAatagatatacaaatataaaGTAGAAGCAAAACATGCCATAGGTTAATTATTTACAGAGAGCATGTTCAGACGGCCATATGCAGTTTACGGTACTTATAGACCTGGGCACAAAATCTCTACCTGGCATGTTGTCTGATGAACTCAAGACTGATactgtttccttttcttcttcaacaGTTCCCAGGAGCTGGCTCAGGAGATCAAAGCCTTCCTTAGTGGTGTAGACCCCGTACATGGTAACAAGCTCACCATCAAGGAGCATGCCCGATGTGCCATTTTGCTGCTGCGCAGCCTCCCACCTGCCCGCAGTGCTGTCCTGGATCACCTTCGAGGTGTCTTTGATGAGTATGTGTGCACCTACTTGTTGGAACTGGAAAACAGTGAAGGTAGACTGAGCTGTGTCCGCTCCCAGGGTCCCAACCTGGACGATGTGGTTCAGGAGATCCAGGCTGTGCTGTCTGAGTTTGTCCACATGAATCCCAAGGCATGGGCAGCCTTAGTCTCAGCCTGGTCTATCGacctgatggggcaactgagcagtaaGTATGCCGGCCGCCACGGAGTGCCCCATGCCAGCAGCCTCAATGAGTTGCTGCAGCTGTGGATGTCTTGTAAGGCGACGCGGACGCTGATGGAGATCTACACACAGTGCCTCTCATCTATGATCAGCACCTGTCCGGACGCTTGCGTGGATGCCCTCCTGGACACTTCCGTTCAGCACTCACCACATTTCGACTGGGTAGTGGCCCACATTGGCTCATCTTTCCCCAACACGATCATTAATCGGGTGCTGTCCTGTGGCCTTAAGGATTTCTGCATGCATGGGACAGCCTCAGCTGACCTCCTTCTCTTCCCAAGCAGCACTGCTGCTGACAAGAGGGTTCCCAAGATCGCCTCAGTGGTGGGCATCCTGGGCCACTTGGCCTCTCGCCACTCGGAGAGCATCAAGCAGGAGCTGCTGAGGATGTTCCATGGGAGCCTGGGCCCCGCACGGgaccagcagcagaaggccaccgTGCCCTTCTTGCTGCAGCTGGCTGTCATGTCCCCCACTCTGCTGGGCACCATCTCGGCAGAACTCGTGGACTCCCTCAAGCCGAGCGTACTCAACCAACTCCACCAACACTTTGCTTCACTTCCTCGGGAGGAACTGGAGAACATGGTGAGCATTGTGGTGCATCTTATCTGCCAGACGTCAGGAGGTGCCTACCGTACTCTCCAGTTCCTCATCAACACGGCCATGCCCGCTTCTGTCATCACCACCCCAGGCTTGGCTGTCCACGACAGCGTACGAGAAGCTTGTGACCGCGTCATCCAGCTGCTGCTCCTAAACCTTCAGAAGCTGGTGTACAACCGAGGGTCGGCCAGCTTGGTAGAGACTCCGCCCCGGGCTGTGCCTTTCTTGGATGAGCTGAAGGGCCACGTGCAAGAACTCTGCATCGAAACACTGCGGCTGGAGAGGAAGCGTTTCCTGTGGCAGCACCAGCTGCTTGTCCTGTTATCGGTTTACTGCACCCCGAGCTGCGCCAGCGAGGCCCTCTTCTACTTACTGACTCTGGCCAAGAGCCAGGAGGAACTGAGCCTAGCAACACAACTCTATGCTGTGCTGAGCTCTTGCATGAGTGACCTCTTACCCACTACAGTCCAGAAGTGTGTGAGCCAGATTCATGCAGGCAGTCTGTCCGAGCAGCACACAGCTCAGCTGTTCCAAAATCTGGCCTTGATCATGCAGTGGGAGGACGAGGGTCCGTCCTCCATGGGCCACCAGCTGGGCCAGGCAGTTTCGTTGCATCTGTATGATTTTGGTCAGCTCCTGCTGCATCCCAACCCTGAGGTTGCCCAGGCAGCCTCCTTGCTGCTTTCTGTTTGCCCCATGCCAAAAGCTATCCGGCCAGCTCATCTCCTCTTCCTCATCCGGTCTGCTGTGCACCATTTTTTCTTGGTGTTGCTCTACAAGTGCTCTACAGGCATCAGCTATGGGAGCCGCCTCCTCTGTTGTCTGAGCGGGGCCTCGCCCACTGCCAGCAAAGCCATCCTCCAGTACTTGGTGGAGGGATCCTTGCACCAAGGCAATGCTGAGCTCTTTGGTGGAGTGGCTGAACCTCCCGCTGCTGGGAACGACGCTGGTTTGGAAGGTGCCAAGGTTTCCCTGCTGGACATCAACCGGCGCTTTATGGCTGCTGTGAACTTCTCAGGCAGTGTGTGGTCAGTGTTCCATGCTGGGGTGATCGGGAAGGGTTTGAAGCCACCCCACACTCCGTATAATCGGGAACCAGAAGAGATTGCCCACAACGCTCAGACCTTTCTGAGCTTGCTGCTGCGGTGTTGTGGGGCAGGGCGCTGCAGCTCAGAGTCCCCGCAGCGTACCATAGCTGTCATCAGTCCGGAGGCAGCAAAGACAGTGGCAGTGGTCCTGGTGGAGACCGTCTGCCCTGACGTCACCAACAGCGAGCTGGCATGGCCTCCGGAAGAGCATACTCGCAACACTGTAGAGCGGGACATCCAGATAGGGAGATGCTTCCGTGACAACCCCTtgctctttcagcttctgtactTAGTAGCAGCAGGGAGGCCGGCTTTGTGTTATTGCTCAGTCTTGCTCCGGGGCCTTATGGCGACGCTCATGGCCCATTGGGAGGCTTCACGGGAGAATGACACCGTCAGCTCCCCCTGGCACTTGCAGGCTTCCTGTGCCCTGGTGGCCTGCATGGGGGAAGGCCACCTTCTTCCCCCTGTTCTCAGCAACATGCACGAGATCTTTGACCAGCTGGCACCCTTTGAGGTCCACCTTTTGCTCCTCAGTGTCTGGGACTACTTACGCGATAACAGTCCACTGCCCCAGAAGTTCACCTTTGATGCTGCCACGGGGTTGTTCTTTCGGGATTTTTCTAGAGACGCTGATGTTGGCAAATACCTGTGTGTTCTACACAGCGTCCTGCATAAGAACATTGACCGCCTGGGCCTGCTTTCTGGGCGATTCCAGACTTAGCTGCTTTTTTAAGACTCTGCTGCGTGGCCTTAGCTTGTGATGCTATTGTGTTTTGGGATGGGGGGCGTTTTGTAGCTTGTTCAGGTCTGTTGGTCAGTGAATGAAGAGCTGTTGCAAAATTGTCCAGCTGGGGCATCAGATGGAGGGGGCAGTTGGGGAAGGATGGTGTAGCAGGTGGTCCTGGCCTCCTTCTCCCAACCCTGATAAATCCAACATTGCTTGAAAAATTACCGCAGATGTCTGTCTGTAGTTTAGTTCATAAAAAGTGGCTATTCCTCCTAAATAACTAAAGACGGTGAACTTACCTGAAACAGTATTCATGGTTTGGCTATAGCCAGACTTTGACAGCCAGGCTATGGTCTGGTCTACGCTGTTGTGTCATGTGATATGGGCATCAGTATCAGCTGACCTGGCTGCATTTACATAGCCTGGTGCAATGTAAGCTGAAGGTTGTGgcgttctcccctcctctcccaatTGGTTCAGGCCATGAAGCAAGGATCTCTGCTGTTTCTACCGATCAACTCGGAGCAGCTTTTGATCGCCTTTCTATAGAATCCAGATCACAGTGATTCTGTTGAGGATCTAAGAACATCTGTGACAGTTGTgcagaaatgttttccccattgtacaaaaggtgtgtgtgtgtagaatatTGTGATCAAATttccatgcatttttaaaaaatatctccaGAAAAGAGATCTGTGGAATTTCATTGGAAGGACAACACGAGGAGGTGAAAACCACTTATTTGTGCTGATCTCTGTTAGCGTAGGTGTGCCCGTGGCTTTCTACTTGGCTAGGAACTGATGTTTTGCTTTGCTGAAGAGATTTGTGTGATTTGGGGAAGTTTACAGTTCTCTGGCACAAGCTACATCATCTCTGAACTGAGGCCACCTTTCTGCTGTAGCACAAAGCTTTCTAACTATGGCATATTTTTCTGAGACCAATTAATTTCTTGAACTAAGGTTCTGCACCAGAGCCAAGAGGCAAGCAGGGTAGCGGCTACCTCTTTGGTGTTTCTTAGAGTAGACCTGAGCCAGTCACCACCTTTCAGTAGTGTTCTTGTTCTAATCTGGCGTTACAAGTATGGAGTCAGTTTACTGCTCTTCTTCACGCTCCCATCCATTTCTACACCCACACATATGCAGCTATAGGTTAGCAATTGGGTCCCAActgaagaaggaacagcaatggTGCAGGAAAAGAATTCTTTAATATCAGGTAACCCCTACACATTTCGCCTTAACTTCATCAGGGGGCTCTACCAATAAAACAATATATGAGAAGTAACTAATGTATCATTCCaaaaatgataaaatgttccccggaggtcgcttcaatcagttaataagcagttgctgatggtccctgcccccagggaattccgtctggcctctaccagagccagggcctttttggttctggttccaacctggtggaactctcagtctgaggaaactagggcccggcgggatttatctttctgccgggcctgcaagatggagatgttccgccaggcatttgttggaggctaggctgtcctcttgccggccataccactgaagactgtccaccatcTAAGCAGGAGCTCATACATATGTCGCAGGgaatgatgtaagagccaagccctgtgcctaaaatgctgtattttgatatttatt is a genomic window of Eublepharis macularius isolate TG4126 chromosome 1, MPM_Emac_v1.0, whole genome shotgun sequence containing:
- the INTS5 gene encoding integrator complex subunit 5; translated protein: MSALCDPAGVVGPPGSAPSPKPAAAPPSLSSQELAQEIKAFLSGVDPVHGNKLTIKEHARCAILLLRSLPPARSAVLDHLRGVFDEYVCTYLLELENSEGRLSCVRSQGPNLDDVVQEIQAVLSEFVHMNPKAWAALVSAWSIDLMGQLSSKYAGRHGVPHASSLNELLQLWMSCKATRTLMEIYTQCLSSMISTCPDACVDALLDTSVQHSPHFDWVVAHIGSSFPNTIINRVLSCGLKDFCMHGTASADLLLFPSSTAADKRVPKIASVVGILGHLASRHSESIKQELLRMFHGSLGPARDQQQKATVPFLLQLAVMSPTLLGTISAELVDSLKPSVLNQLHQHFASLPREELENMVSIVVHLICQTSGGAYRTLQFLINTAMPASVITTPGLAVHDSVREACDRVIQLLLLNLQKLVYNRGSASLVETPPRAVPFLDELKGHVQELCIETLRLERKRFLWQHQLLVLLSVYCTPSCASEALFYLLTLAKSQEELSLATQLYAVLSSCMSDLLPTTVQKCVSQIHAGSLSEQHTAQLFQNLALIMQWEDEGPSSMGHQLGQAVSLHLYDFGQLLLHPNPEVAQAASLLLSVCPMPKAIRPAHLLFLIRSAVHHFFLVLLYKCSTGISYGSRLLCCLSGASPTASKAILQYLVEGSLHQGNAELFGGVAEPPAAGNDAGLEGAKVSLLDINRRFMAAVNFSGSVWSVFHAGVIGKGLKPPHTPYNREPEEIAHNAQTFLSLLLRCCGAGRCSSESPQRTIAVISPEAAKTVAVVLVETVCPDVTNSELAWPPEEHTRNTVERDIQIGRCFRDNPLLFQLLYLVAAGRPALCYCSVLLRGLMATLMAHWEASRENDTVSSPWHLQASCALVACMGEGHLLPPVLSNMHEIFDQLAPFEVHLLLLSVWDYLRDNSPLPQKFTFDAATGLFFRDFSRDADVGKYLCVLHSVLHKNIDRLGLLSGRFQT